In Capricornis sumatraensis isolate serow.1 chromosome 18, serow.2, whole genome shotgun sequence, one genomic interval encodes:
- the LOC138094436 gene encoding adrenocortical dysplasia protein homolog → MTLQTCSPITPWAASRCRATGEAVYTVSSLWLHIPENDQQILSSLGPSQRAQGTPALPSHLLSKENSASVSLLPPLPLAAPDPVQKGSSQPLSIICSAHGSLPPGSPHPSSVPNAPLLSCTSSLSCLGRAPSIHQAHVSSAQKPSLKFKELGLPPKTWQHSPRTKTTKGALESSCVWDPPERHPDGSAFQDAYKPPCPSLCAQVQAARLPPQLLAWALRFLMEPQLDSELTQMRGLVGGCVHGSRPGGG, encoded by the exons aCCTGTTCTCCCATCACCCCCTGGGCTGCCTCTCGCTGCAGAGCTACGGGAGAAGCTGTGTACACTGTCTCCAGCCTATGGCTGCACATCCCTGAAAATGACCAGCAAATCCTGAGCTCTCTAGGCCCAAGTCAGAGGGCACAGG GAACCCCTGCCTTGCCCAGCCACCTGCTGTCAAAGGAGAACAGTGCCAGCGTCAGCCTTTTACCTCCTCTGCCCTTGGCTGCTCCAGACCCAGTACAGAAGGGCAGCTCCCAGCCCCTGTCAATCATCTGCTCAGCCCACGGCTCCCTGCCCCCCGGGTCCCCACACCCCAGCAGTGTACCCAATGCCCCACTCCTGAGCTGCACCTCAAGCCTGTCATGCCTTGGCCGTGCCCCCAGTATACACCAGGCCCATGTAAGCAGTGCCCAGAAACCTAGCCTGAAGTTCAAAGAGCTTGGGTTACCCCCCAAGACCTGGCAGCATTCTCCAAGGACAAAAACCACCAAGGGAGCCCTGGAGTCCAGCTGTGTCTGGGAccccccagagaggcatcctgaTGGTTCTGCCTTCCAGGATGCATACAAGCCACCTTGCCCCTCCCTGTGTGCCCAGgtccaggctgccaggctccctcCCCAGCTCTTGGCCTGGGCCTTGCGCTTTTTGATGGAGCCACAGCTGGACTCTGAACTGACCCAGATGCGAGGGCTTGTGGGAGGATGTGTGCACGGGTCCAGGCCTGGGGGCGGATAA